The DNA segment ATCTGTCATGGAAATCATATCTCTTATTTTACATCTTTTTCGTTTACTTGTCTACATAATCGAAGCTACTTAATTATTCAGTTCATTTTTAATTGAATAGccattttctatattttcttacaaaattCAACAAAGCACACGAGGGATAGTAGTCTGgaatatgtctttttttttttttttgtcaaacatttCTTTCATTCATATCTTAAAATAGAGTAATAGAGGAACATAGTCTGAAGAAAACACACATTGCAATTGCAACAGCCAAACATAATGCCGTGCACTGATAAAAGTTAAATGATAGAGGACTGAAGAGAGTGGCAAGGTTTGTAAGGAGACAACCTGCGATCTCGTTCAAATCCATCCCTGAATGCAGGGTAGAGAAGAGGACAATAGAGTCCCAAATTTCTTGAAGCTTTGAAAATCCAGCAGATGATGCTGAAGGAAGGGCCACCTGCAGCGTCAAAGCTTCGGCTGCAAAGGTTGAGACCACATATAGTATCCTAGCAGAGCTTTGAGAGTCATGGGCTTCATCCATACCATGGATACACCATCCAAGACCTCCATTTTTAGAAGCATCAGTCCCTGAAACCATAGAAACCAAAGCCAACAAGACAAAGGTTCTAGTACCAACCCCATGCTGAGGTACTAAAGGGGGAGAACACAGTGTAACATCCTCATATAGAGGTAAAGACAACAGATCGCTTGCACCATCCTCATATAGAGGTAAAGACCGATCGCTTGCAACATCCTCAAACTGAGGTAAAATAAGATTCAAAGGGAGGACAATATCCTCATTCAGAGGTAAAGGACTCATCTTGAGACAACTAACTCCTAAAACGAGGCAAGGTTCATACAGGTAAGACTTGTTCCataaagaaacagagacaaaacCTTTTGAAAGCTTGACTAAGAGAGAGGAGGTTTCTGCAAAGATAAACTGTGGCTCGAGCTGAAAAGAGGAACTGTGCTGAAATCTGCACCAAGCAGTAGAAACACACACTCTAAATAACCCGAAAACAGTCCCGGTTAAACCAATGGTCGATGCAAAGAACCTCAGAGGAGAAGCTACAGCAACAGGAACCAGAGAGCTGCAACGAGGGAGGAAGACGACGGGATTGATGGAGGATTCGAGGGTTTGAAGGAGAGGAGCGAGGAGAAGGGGAACGTCTGGGGGTTCTGGAGGTTCTGGAGGGACGATGAGGAAGCGAGCTTTAAACGGACGAGACTTACACAGCGACCACGGCGGCAGATCTGGAGGAGGTGGATCTGGAGGAGGTCTGAACCGTGACGGAAAAGGAGTCACCATCAGGACCATGGAGAGGGAGAGGAGCTGCTTCAGAGGGAAGGGGAAAGAACGGCGGCGTTGGAGCGGAGGAAATTCATATGAGCGGCGCACCTTGGGAATCGGGCCAGAGAGAGAAACAAGTTTAGTTTGGATCGGAAATTTGGGTTTTGGAATATGTCTTATTAATTTAACAAATTCCTAAAGAGAATAGTCTGTTAacattagatatattatgtgtatGGTGTTAAACAATGTATATCTATAGACGTAGTATTTATTCTTATTCATGTAATTTACAAACATAACATTACAGCAAGTTTGGAATAAAAGAAAAGGTGATGGGAAATGTGATTGCATTCCAATGTTAACCTGTCATTGTCTCTTGCTGGGAGCAAGTCCGTTGGACTGAGTCGGATTCGCATTTAATTCTATTTACTCgaataatttaatcaattatctgtATATAATGCATTGCACGTGATCTTGACGGTAAATCAAGGCTGGCTactaaatttgttatatttgttCCATTTAGGCTTTCTTGTGTGGTGTATGAATAAACTCCAGATATTATCATTTTGGACTTGAACATCAATGTGTTATTTCACCTGTTTTTCTATCTCACTATGTCACCAGCACTGTTAATATTGTTTTCAATTATTCGGACAACGAAGCCATAGTAAATTATGTCGCGTTTGTACATGTCAGTTGGGTGAAAATAATGGAAGAGAAAGAATATCGTTCTAACAGTGTACGCTGTAGGCTTAACCATATACGATGTCATTTATTTCAATATAAAACATAGCTTCACAAATTATACAGCAGTACACTACAGTGTGCgataaatgattttttcaaCAAATTTGAAAGTCTTACATATAATCTCTTATTAGATATCTATATAACTAACGCAGGTTGGTCGATttgttaaaacatatattattttatatgaatctTGAAAGTCAATAAGCTTAAATCGcgttaaaatgtttttttttcttcttctaaaagGTTAAACTTTATGGTTTTAACTTTGCCCTATAATGTCTGGCCTAAAAGTTTATAACCTTCTAatcactaaaaatatattaatatatttattagttgtatataattaaattataaatataattgcAAAGTAACTTGGAGTCTTCACTCCCTCTAGGGTTAAGATAATATAACAGGCCTAACTAGTTTATAAAAGGGGCAGGTACACACCATCTAGTCTTCACTTCGTTTTCATAAAGGAGCCACTTCCAATTTCAAGaataataaatcgaaaaaaACTAGGGTTTCACAGATCGTGATGAAGAAGAGACAAGTGGTAATAAAGCAAAGATCAAGAAACTCCAACACCTCGTCGTCTTGGACTACTACTTCTTCATCGGCGACCAGTAGCATCCGTTACGTGGAGTGTCAGAAGAATCACGCTGCTAACATCGGAGGTTACGCCGTCGACGGTTGCCGTGAGTTTATGGCCGCCGGCGTTGAAGGAACCGATGATTCTTTGAGATGTGCCGCTTGTGGTTGTCACCGGAATTTTCACCGGAAGGAGGTCAACACGGAGGTTGTTTGTGAGTATTCTCCACCTAACGCTTGATTTTTCGATGATTCAACTTTTTCATTTTCTGTGATTTGGATTTTATCGAATGATTTTTAAAGGTgaagtgatatatatatttgtaaatggTTATCGATGTGTATATTCACAGCTCACATACTGCCGGTctgtatgtattttaaaaatattgtatatatctGTTTGTGATGTAAACAatagttaatttattttacaaatttagctTTTGGATTTTTATATGGTTCGTGATACGAACTTCATACGAATGAGTAATACCTGTGCGATATTATACTGATTAAAAGTTATATCTGATCGaaactataattgttttataatttggaGAATGTTATTGGATTTATTTATTTCACCGTTGAGCTTAACTATAGGATCGCAAGTCAGTATATCACAGGCAAGAAGCATATATCAGTACATCACACGATATATGAGACAATTTGTAAAGGATGCCTCTTATTTAGTTCAGAACATGGTTTTATAGTTCGAGTACAACTTCCAATACATGTCTGTagccttctctcttcttttttttctttgaatataATTGAACCTCTGATAGAAGCTTAAACGTGTGATTAAAAATTGCTGAAACTTGaaaatgtatatatagtttCTTACAACgaaaattaatgtatatataacaTAAGATATTTCCATTCAATTAAGTTTCAGGAAgtgtcaattaatatataaacctCTAACCATCGTCTTACATGTAacttacaaaaaatgttgtatatttagaaatttaaaatacattctAGCTAGAATCATATAGTATGTATAAAGACCAATAAAAAATGAGAGACTAATTGAGTTAGAAATTTGAGGATGCTGATGATGCCATAGTAGGCTGAATCTAATTCCATTTAGTTGGCCTCTTGAATCTAATTCCACTAATGTTATATTATTACGTGTCTGAAAGCATGAAATTTCTTTGTAGAATAGTGTACGCAATCTCTTTTGTATCGCAGACGGTCCACATATCGGATCATGTTCGCTTATCGTCTAGGTTAATGGTTTTTGTctaattagttttcttttttctttttctttttttttcttaattttgggAGCATCCCAGACAAAAAATAATCTCTAAATAAATCGTGAAGTCCACAAATTTTTACTTCGGCAATGTTTTCAAAACCGGACCGATCCGATGGTTGGACCGGATTCGATTATAAATCGGTTACATAATTGAGTTGAGTCTAATAATTGGTTCGACCATAAAGCGGTCACATAATAGATCTCAAAATTATTAAACTGATAAAAACcattaaaactatcaaaatctataaatcatccatataaacaaaaactaattttctgtttataatgttttatgttttaaattcatttacATTTTGataatgtattatatataataatattactttaaaatttaattacacaCTAAAGATACATTAAATCATATTTAACCATGACCCAAATAATTATCCGGTTCGATTTTAAAAATACTACACTCTAGATATTCAAATGAAGTCTAAAGTATAACTTTATATCCGTGTGATCACATCGTAAACTGTAATGAGTGCCTTCAATCTCAGATCACTTAGTACTCGAAGCCCGCCTACCACTAGATCATCATTCACCATCACCATGTGGTTTTTTTGTCTAATTAGTTAAATCAATAAAATCGAAAATAATTAGGCCGAAGCAA comes from the Brassica napus cultivar Da-Ae chromosome A7, Da-Ae, whole genome shotgun sequence genome and includes:
- the LOC106449646 gene encoding mini zinc finger protein 1, translating into MKKRQVVIKQRSRNSNTSSSWTTTSSSATSSIRYVECQKNHAANIGGYAVDGCREFMAAGVEGTDDSLRCAACGCHRNFHRKEVNTEVVCEYSPPNA
- the LOC106444386 gene encoding uncharacterized protein LOC106444386 — encoded protein: MVLMVTPFPSRFRPPPDPPPPDLPPWSLCKSRPFKARFLIVPPEPPEPPDVPLLLAPLLQTLESSINPVVFLPRCSSLVPVAVASPLRFFASTIGLTGTVFGLFRVCVSTAWCRFQHSSSFQLEPQFIFAETSSLLVKLSKGTDASKNGGLGWCIHGMDEAHDSQSSARILYVVSTFAAEALTLQVALPSASSAGFSKLQEIWDSIVLFSTLHSGMDLNEIAGCLLTNLATLFSPLSFNFYQCTALCLAVAIAMCVFFRLCSSITLF